A window of Rhododendron vialii isolate Sample 1 chromosome 11a, ASM3025357v1 genomic DNA:
CCCAGCCAATCCGACCgttggtatatatatattttttattaggaTCCGATCGTTGGTGACCCAACGGAtgttttggtgatgaaaaaaatttgcaacggtcattttttttccctgccCATAAATGTATGTTAATATGTTAATAGGattttagacaacaaaaattttctTCGTTCTCCACAAActccctccaaaaaaaatagtgtatcaATTATGGCAAAAGGAAGTCGTAGTGCGAGAGGAAAATTGTTCAACTCCGATCACAATGAAGCAATTTGTAATGCTTACTTGTGTGTTAGTCAAGACCCAATTATCGGTACCAACCAACCACGATCTAAATTATGGGATCGAGTTGCAAAAAAATATACCGAATTCACAGGAGGCGATGTACGATCAGATGCTTCTATCAAGTCTCGATGGCAAGTCATCCAGCAGGCTTGCAACAAATATCGTGGACATTTAAGGCAAATTCAAAGGCAACTTTAAAGTGGAATGACAGAACAAAATGaggtattattattttgttttcataagaatttattttcataacaaaatgaggtattattttgcttctatcaagtttttgttttcataagaatttgttaatattattattttgataattaattaaataattttgttatcaTGTGTATAGATTGATCTAACGAAGAGACATTACAAAGACACTGAGAACAAATCTTTTGCCAATTTGGATTGTTGCTGGGCAATCTTAAAACACAGTATGAAGTGGGCAGATTTAACCCCACACCTGTCCGACCCAAGATATTCACAAATGGATATGAGTTCGGTCCCTCTATTTCCTaatttctctcaaaatccaaacttaGAGTCTCCTGATTtctctcaagttccaaacacagcgACTACATTGGAATATAGCAATCCTACGAGTGGAGGTAGTGTTCAGTCTCCAAGAAAGAGGCGTCCTAGATGTAAAGCATCAAAGGCCAAAATTAttgaagaccaaaaaaatagaaaatgagtAACATGAATGGATAAACTTGATGGAAAAATTCAACCAAACTACATCTGACAAGGAAGGTAGGAGAGCTGAAATGGAAGCAAGAAGAGTCGCGGCTTTGGAAAGGACTACGGCAAATGATGAGAGGAGGGTGACGCTTGAGGAGAGGAATGCAGcaatgaaggaaaaagagatgGAAGATAGGATTATGCAAATGGACTTGGATTTGGTTCAAGACCCCCAAATGAAGGCTTATTACCAATATCGCAAGGGTGAAATCTTTGCTAAATGGACAGCTAGCTCAAGTTCGAACGGTTATTTTCCTGTTTTTCCCGATTATTgattgtaataattttttattgtcatATGTAATAGTCTTTAGCAATTATGTAATAATCTTGACTTTGATGTAATCGTTGGGTACTATTCGAtaataaaaatgcattttatttaGCTACTGAAGTACAAGActcgaaaatgaaatacaagacacGGGAACCTCATTCTTCATCTCCATTACGGGCCCCTAGGTGTTCGATAAGATCATTGCGGAGCGAATGATGTACCTCATTTGATCAAATCATGCggttatttttaaagaaatcgACCAATGCAAGTATGACATCTCTCGATACTTGAATTGGGTTGGAAGAAAGAAGTTCAGTAATTTCATCACTAGCATCGTGATCACGTTGGTCTTCAACTATCATGTTATGCAAAATGacacatgttttcatgatgtAGCCTAGATCCTCCTCATTCCAGAATCGCGTCGGTCCTCTCACAATTGCCCAGCGTGCTTGGAGTACGCCAAATACCCTTTCAACATCTTTGCGACATGCCTCCTACATCCTTGCAAAGTGTTGTTTGTTTCTTCCTTGTGGTTGAGAAATGGTTTGGACGAGAGTCGCCCATTTTAGATAGATACCATCAGCAAGGTAGTACCCCATGTCGTACTGACTCCCGTTAACAACAAAATGGGCTCAAAGGGCCGGCACTGAGATCATTAAAGAGATGAGATTGATCAAGCACGTTGATATCGTTGAATGACCCAGGCATGCCAAAGAAAGCATGCCAAATCCACAAATCATACGATGCAACTGCTTCAAGTATGATAGTGGGTTTTCTGATGTGGCCGCTGAAGAAGCCATGGTAAGCAGTTGGACATTTGTCCCACTGCCAATGCATACATTTCAAGCTACCTAGCATTCCAGGAAAACCACGTTGATTGCCCACATGTAGGAGCCTTGCAGTATCTGcttcatttggttttctcaGGTATTCTGCTTCAAAAATGGAGATAACGCCTCTACAGAAGCTTTGAAGAGAGTCAACTGCTGTACTTTCCCCAATCTTGAGATACTCATCAAGACTATTAGCAGGCGTCCCGTATGCCATCATCCTTAGAGCTGCTGTCATCTTTTGGATACCAGAAAGACTTGCAACTCCGGTCGCATCATTCCTTTGGACGAACGTCATGTCATGTTGTTGGAGTTTACCCAAGCTTTTGTGAAATAAGGGTCGATTCATTCGAAAACATTGCTGAAACAACTTTTCGTCATAGAGTGGATACTCACAAAAGTAATCAGCATTGAGTCGTTGGTCGGCAGCAACTCTGTCACGAGGGATCCAGGCTCGACCGCTTGTAGAACCAACATAACCTCCTTGTTGGCgtcttctttgaaattttcagTATTTCCTGACCATGATCAATTGCGCAATTGCAATCTCATCATCATCGGAGGAAGATCCGTCAAATTCTTTCAATAATATTCTTTGGGTTAAACTGctcatgatgattttttttggaaagaggaAACTATATATAGATTTGAGTGTGAGAATGAATAATGGGGAGGatagtatatatagatggtaactaaatggtgtagttgagagtaAATGACTAAAGTAAATGGTATAGTTGAGAGTGGATGAGAGTAAATGATGTAGTTGAGAGTGGATATGAGTAAATGACTATagtaaatggtgtagttgagagtggATGAGAGTAAATGACTGAAataaatggtgtagttgagagtgAGGAGTAAATGAATCAAGTAAATGATGTGGTTGAGAATTGATGGGAGTAAATGGTGTAATTGAAGTGaatgagaagtaaaaaaaaaaattcggaataaattttttttttaattccgaatttttttttttaagtcctcGGTTACTAGataccaaatttatttttcaacggaagtagtacttgaattagggttaagaaagttgaggaaaatgaaggagaagggaaaattagttaattatccatcctTTTTTTACATCTCACTATTGAATAGGGATAAgttctattttacatccaactaacttttaaccactttttacatctaaaaTAATTATCCATCCCCTTTTAAAATACATCCCCATTAGGGATGCTCTTatggcctgtttggatgggatATTGTGAAGGGTTATTGTGATATACCCCATTTTAGTACCTGTGCCCCACCCCAACACCCCATTTGGCAAGTTCAAATGGAGGGGGTTTTGTCTTTGACCCTCTTCGACAGCACCAGCTAAGACCGGCTGAGAGGGTCTTAGCGATGGGTAAGGTTGGATCTGTTGTTGTGGAATCCCCCCTAATCCGCCTCCATTTTGGACGATTGTACCCCTCGTAATCCCCCTTTCCCACCCCGAGGTACAACCAAATATTTTAGGGCTAACCAACAAGAGCcccaaaactaaaaattaattatgaccatttaagataaaataatcagagaaATAGgatctttgtaccggttcaaacggattaaaaattagagcacttaatttttttaatatataaactgtaggttgaaaaattaagtgttccaaatttcaattagtttgaatgggtgggaagattttatttttctaatcatttaattctaaagggtcataattaaattttgactctaggactctcgttgattagccctaagaaagtcgtacaaccaaatatcttagggctaaccaacgagagtcctagagtcaaaatttaattatgaccctttagaattaaatgatcagaaaaataaatcttcccacccattcaaactgattgaaatttggaacacttaatttttcaacctacagtttatatattaaaaaattaagtgctctaattttcaatccgtttgaaccagtacgAAGATCCTATgcctctgatcattttatcctaaagggtcataattaatttttggttttagggctctcattggttagccctaagatatttggttgtatgactttcttagagctaactaacgagagttgtagagtcaaaatttaattatgaccctttagaattaaatgatcaaaaaaataaatcttcccatccattcaaatggattgaaatttggaacacttaattttttttgcttagctTTCCCCCAAATCAAGCTTTgcactttttttcttatttctgtCCATtgcaactcaaaaaaaaaacacgtatttattctaattataatgaaactaacaaattttgtcataaaacactgcataagggcaaataagtcatttaacagctttttacatcaatcCCCCTTCCCTATACCCCCaattaatcctccatccaaactaAATACTATTTTATCTCCCATttttaatacctcatccaaatcaagtactatttaatacacctccataaacatcacaccaatgtgggtcatcccttattaaacaactagcgaatgcccgtgcctgaaggcacagcTCGAACATTCAGCACACGCAAATTAAAACTGAACAACAAATTTAACCAATTAAGATgcatagaacaaactcaaaTGCATAAATCTTGATCGGATCAAAAAACATCATCCAAAACAccgatgaaaataaaaaataatatactttaATGAAGATGCGTGCCTTAGGGAGACATCTAAAAGGAGAACATGAAACATATCAAGACTAAAAATCTTCAAGCATATTGTTCCTTTTGAGCTTCGAGGCTTCTCGATCACAATCCTAAAACCTCGAGGAGACATCTAAAAGGAGAACATGAAACATATCAAGACTAAAAATCTTCAAGCATATTGTTCCTTTTGAGCTTCGAGGCTTCTCGATCACAATCCTAAAAAAGAATGATATGTCAACAGACAACCAGTTAGTACGCCAAGTTATTTGTTTAAGGGATAATATATGATAACAGAGGAAAATTAAATTATAATACTTTACAACTCGTTGTACCTAGTATGATAAAGCAAACTACAGTAAAACTTCAGGGTAAACAATATTGGTAATGGAATCTGTTTTTTCTTTGGGGAGAAGGACAGTTATACGGTCAAAAGACTTGTACCTTGATAATGCCACATATAGTTGCCCATGACTAAATACAGGTGTGCGCAAATCGACTCCAACGAATTTGACAGATTGTCCTTGTGATTTGTTAATAGTCATAGCATATGCCAAGCGAACTGGAAATTGACGCCTTGTCATAAGGAAAGGAAAATCTGAAGATGACGGCGATAAAGATATTCTTGGTATGAAGGCCAATTTGCCAAATTGTTCGTCTATTAAAATCTTGACTTCAATAATACTGGAGCCGCACCTGACGACCATCATTCTTGTACCATTACAAAGTCCATCTTTTGGGGCAATATTTCTTAACAATATTATAGGGCAATCCACTTTCAACTCGAGCTTAAAAGGCTACCCCAGTAGGATCTAATGAGTTAAGATACTCGTTGGGATACCGGTTAGTGATGCTTCTATCCGTTCCGTCATCCTCAGACATTTTATTTGCAGCTAGATAAGTGTATCTAtttcctagaaaaatatttaGTGCAGTACCATTTATAGCATTCACATCATCATTCCGAGCAGAGAGAATCATGTGTTCAATTAAAAATATTGGGGTTGATGTATTTGTCACATCCAGTTGAGGATAAACTCTCGACACTAATTCATGTAGATTTTGACATCTACCTATTGTCGATGGAAGGTGTACCACTTCTTGAGGGTTTgttccaaccaaaaaaaatattgaagcataaatcaataatcaaacAAAAGTGCGAAGAATTACtgattcattaaaaaaataatcaacgTCAAGAATGATGAAAATTATTATGCAATATTACCTCCATTAAGAAATTTGCGAAAGTAGCATTTTCAGGATCTGTCGTATTCAATCGCATGTTCAAATTCAATGTCAAGATACATATATCATCCCATAGATCAGAGCGCCTAAGTGATGCGTTAACAATTTCCTCACGAACTCCTTTAGGTACAACTGGTAAAATT
This region includes:
- the LOC131306957 gene encoding uncharacterized protein LOC131306957, with amino-acid sequence MTFVQRNDATGVASLSGIQKMTAALRMMAYGTPANSLDEYLKIGESTAVDSLQSFCRGVISIFEAEYLRKPNEADTARLLHVGNQRGFPGMLGSLKCMHWQWDKCPTAYHGFFSGHIRKPTIILEAVASYDLWIWHAFFGMPGSFNDINVLDQSHLFNDLSAGPLSPFCC